From the Thermosinus carboxydivorans Nor1 genome, one window contains:
- a CDS encoding type II toxin-antitoxin system RelE family toxin, which yields MHKDAAREYEQLDNSVVAIVDRALAKLEQRADEIGKPLGNKYASKLAGCKEFKLRDAGIRIIFFIADNTVQVLRIVYVLSIGKREDGIVFKTAAKRLTAVKQQLNADKSKKR from the coding sequence TTGCATAAAGATGCTGCCAGAGAATATGAACAGTTAGATAATTCGGTCGTTGCTATTGTTGACAGGGCGCTGGCTAAACTTGAGCAACGGGCTGATGAAATAGGTAAACCACTTGGTAACAAATACGCTAGTAAACTTGCCGGATGCAAAGAATTCAAGCTCCGGGATGCCGGTATACGTATAATTTTTTTTATTGCTGACAATACTGTACAGGTTCTACGTATTGTATATGTTCTTAGTATCGGAAAACGCGAGGATGGCATTGTCTTTAAAACGGCAGCCAAACGACTAACGGCGGTTAAACAACAACTTAATGCGGATAAAAGCAAGAAACGTTAA
- a CDS encoding type II toxin-antitoxin system Phd/YefM family antitoxin: MVSVTEKPAFCLDQIVSSTEAAKRFGQLRQKAKLFPMVIVDKNKLDTVVMSYDQYEKMYKRLAELEAQEEARLLGERMADIERDPDANSISWRTIKRTQL, translated from the coding sequence ATGGTATCTGTGACGGAAAAACCTGCTTTCTGCCTGGACCAAATTGTTTCATCAACCGAGGCGGCTAAAAGATTTGGCCAGCTGCGTCAAAAAGCAAAACTTTTCCCGATGGTTATCGTTGATAAAAATAAACTTGACACAGTTGTTATGAGCTATGATCAATATGAAAAAATGTACAAGCGTCTTGCCGAACTTGAAGCACAAGAAGAAGCACGACTGCTTGGCGAAAGAATGGCTGATATTGAACGTGATCCGGACGCCAATAGCATTTCTTGGCGTACGATCAAACGGACACAGCTATGA
- the csrA gene encoding carbon storage regulator CsrA yields MLALTRKCGERIVIGDNITVTVVDVKGDSVRLAIDAPRDVKVWRGELYDAIAAENKAAAVPVDLKVEFNR; encoded by the coding sequence ATGCTGGCCCTAACTAGAAAGTGCGGCGAGCGCATCGTTATCGGCGATAACATCACCGTCACCGTCGTTGACGTCAAGGGCGACAGCGTGCGCCTCGCCATCGACGCCCCGCGCGACGTGAAAGTGTGGCGCGGCGAACTTTACGACGCCATCGCCGCCGAAAACAAAGCCGCCGCCGTCCCGGTGGATTTGAAAGTTGAGTTTAACCGATAA
- the fliW gene encoding flagellar assembly protein FliW yields MLIKSTRFGELNVPDEQIIAFPQGLPGFPGEKVFALLPHQPDSPFAFLQSAADPDLTFLVVEPFAFFPDYQFELDDNAAAALKLAADNPPLVLSIVTVRTTLNDATANLLAPVVINRRDRLGAQVVLEKVGYTTRHRLFADKAAAQGGK; encoded by the coding sequence GTGCTGATTAAAAGTACCCGCTTCGGCGAACTAAACGTCCCGGACGAACAGATCATTGCCTTTCCCCAGGGGCTGCCCGGCTTTCCCGGCGAAAAGGTTTTCGCCCTGCTGCCGCATCAGCCGGACAGTCCGTTTGCTTTTCTGCAGTCGGCGGCCGACCCGGATTTGACTTTTCTGGTGGTCGAGCCGTTCGCGTTTTTCCCCGACTATCAGTTTGAGCTCGATGATAATGCGGCCGCGGCGCTCAAGCTGGCGGCTGACAACCCGCCGCTGGTGCTCAGCATTGTCACCGTGCGTACTACCTTAAACGACGCCACGGCCAATCTGCTCGCGCCGGTGGTCATCAACCGCCGCGACCGGCTGGGTGCCCAGGTGGTCCTCGAGAAGGTCGGCTATACCACCCGCCACCGGCTGTTTGCCGACAAGGCGGCCGCCCAAGGGGGTAAATAG
- the hepT gene encoding type VII toxin-antitoxin system HepT family RNase toxin translates to MVDANVITAKLLLLEEYYRDLTEIRDNPDNTLDKLKSDKWLRRSVERTLQLAVECALDIGSHIISSEHWREPADNKDIFAVLAENGVVTPEKLPTLQKMAQFRNVLVHDYARLDPAILYTIVHKNLADIEYIITAVKARYVDKV, encoded by the coding sequence GTGGTTGATGCAAACGTAATTACGGCTAAGTTACTGCTGCTTGAGGAATATTACCGTGATTTAACGGAAATACGGGACAATCCGGATAATACACTGGATAAACTGAAAAGTGACAAATGGCTTAGGCGGTCGGTCGAGCGGACGCTGCAGCTGGCGGTCGAGTGCGCGCTCGATATTGGCAGCCATATTATTAGTAGCGAGCACTGGCGGGAACCGGCCGACAACAAAGACATTTTTGCCGTGCTGGCGGAAAACGGAGTAGTGACGCCGGAAAAGCTGCCCACCCTGCAAAAAATGGCCCAGTTCCGCAATGTATTGGTGCATGACTATGCCCGGCTCGACCCGGCGATTTTATACACTATTGTCCATAAGAATTTAGCGGACATTGAATATATTATTACAGCTGTTAAGGCTAGGTATGTTGATAAAGTATGA
- the mntA gene encoding type VII toxin-antitoxin system MntA family adenylyltransferase antitoxin — MEKDITATTGELVETIARYFAAVPQVTTVYLFGSRASGRARVGSDVDIAVLFVPGLPELERFDAKLTFAVDLSRLTHLEFDVVDLNSAPPLLKYAVRQNNILVVNKDDAYRVAFEVKSRREYFDLKPRLDARAKAILARY; from the coding sequence ATGGAAAAAGATATAACCGCCACAACCGGCGAGCTGGTTGAAACGATCGCCCGGTATTTTGCCGCGGTGCCGCAAGTGACGACCGTCTATTTGTTTGGCTCGCGTGCCAGCGGCCGGGCGCGGGTGGGTAGCGACGTCGACATCGCCGTGCTGTTTGTGCCCGGCTTGCCGGAGCTGGAACGGTTTGACGCCAAATTGACGTTTGCCGTCGACTTAAGCCGGTTAACGCACCTGGAATTTGACGTTGTGGATCTAAATAGCGCGCCGCCGCTCCTTAAATACGCCGTGCGCCAAAACAACATCCTGGTTGTCAACAAGGACGACGCCTACCGCGTGGCATTTGAAGTAAAATCACGGCGCGAGTATTTTGACCTTAAACCGCGGTTAGATGCCCGAGCCAAGGCCATCTTGGCCAGGTACTAG
- a CDS encoding DUF6470 family protein, producing the protein MLYLNIRTQTARLEFASYAAALNLKTTPASLELATEPARVEIRQPKGELYIDQSPCRASRGIYGPSEFARVNAEQGRRTALETVGRIAEEGDRMAAIESGEDAIVNMAIESNYPPPPDITWAWVDPPIIRYTARPAEIDVQRGRVNAEFVPGKVEGEYTPGKVDVRIARYPSIKMWVTENKYDVYV; encoded by the coding sequence TTGCTTTACTTAAATATTCGCACTCAAACGGCGCGGCTGGAGTTTGCCAGCTATGCGGCCGCGCTTAATCTTAAGACCACGCCGGCCAGCTTGGAGTTGGCGACCGAGCCGGCCCGGGTCGAAATTCGCCAGCCTAAGGGCGAGCTGTATATCGACCAGTCGCCGTGCCGCGCCTCGCGGGGGATCTATGGCCCGAGCGAGTTTGCGCGCGTCAATGCCGAACAGGGGCGCCGTACCGCCTTGGAAACGGTCGGCCGCATCGCGGAAGAAGGTGACCGGATGGCGGCCATCGAGAGCGGCGAAGACGCCATCGTCAACATGGCCATCGAGAGTAATTACCCCCCGCCGCCCGACATCACCTGGGCTTGGGTCGACCCGCCAATTATCCGCTATACCGCCCGCCCGGCCGAGATCGACGTACAGCGCGGCCGGGTGAACGCTGAGTTTGTGCCCGGCAAGGTGGAAGGCGAGTACACCCCGGGCAAGGTTGACGTCCGCATCGCTCGCTACCCGAGCATTAAGATGTGGGTCACGGAAAATAAATATGATGTGTATGTCTAG
- the flgL gene encoding flagellar hook-associated protein FlgL yields MRITNNIISYNFLNSLNKALERQNEIQEQLADGKAIHRPSDDPIKTIRSLRFNTNLAMNEQFTQNVKDALSWLETTDGALSDLSSIVIRAKELTIEAVGPNPTEAFAAIAQEINGLIDHAVQVANTKIGDRYIFAGQKDKTTPFERRMVDPDPSVTGDEFEAVVYSGDINAISMRIYPGAINPQQDSVNVTGADVFGLTSVKENGQTIYIAKAFDQLLKIKAELEKPNPDVQWLSNQGMAWIDEIHTRILNAQTKIGTRMSMYEMAQNMLEQDNTTITGDISANEDLDMPKAIIDFKTSENVYRSALAVGARIMPASLVDFLK; encoded by the coding sequence ATGCGGATAACTAATAACATTATTAGCTATAATTTTCTCAATAGCCTTAACAAGGCCTTGGAGCGGCAGAACGAGATCCAGGAACAGCTGGCTGACGGCAAGGCTATCCACCGGCCGTCCGACGACCCTATCAAGACCATCCGCAGCCTGCGGTTTAATACCAATCTGGCCATGAACGAACAGTTCACGCAGAATGTCAAAGACGCCTTGTCCTGGTTGGAGACGACCGACGGCGCTTTGTCCGACTTAAGCTCGATCGTCATCCGGGCCAAGGAACTGACAATCGAGGCGGTGGGGCCCAATCCGACCGAGGCGTTTGCCGCTATTGCCCAGGAAATAAACGGCCTGATCGACCATGCCGTGCAAGTCGCCAACACTAAGATCGGCGACCGCTATATTTTCGCCGGGCAAAAAGACAAGACCACGCCGTTTGAGCGGCGGATGGTCGACCCTGACCCGAGCGTGACTGGCGACGAGTTTGAAGCGGTGGTGTACAGCGGCGATATTAACGCGATTTCGATGCGCATTTATCCCGGCGCTATCAATCCGCAGCAGGATTCGGTCAATGTGACAGGCGCGGACGTGTTCGGCCTTACGTCGGTAAAGGAAAATGGCCAGACGATTTATATCGCCAAGGCTTTCGACCAGCTCTTAAAGATTAAGGCTGAACTGGAAAAGCCTAACCCGGACGTTCAGTGGCTGTCGAACCAGGGTATGGCCTGGATTGACGAGATCCACACTCGTATCCTCAATGCCCAGACGAAAATCGGTACCCGCATGTCGATGTACGAAATGGCCCAGAATATGCTGGAGCAGGATAACACAACTATTACCGGCGACATCTCGGCCAACGAGGACCTCGATATGCCCAAGGCGATTATTGACTTTAAGACCAGCGAGAACGTCTACCGCTCGGCGTTAGCCGTCGGCGCCCGCATCATGCCCGCGTCGCTGGTGGATTTTTTGAAGTAG
- the flgK gene encoding flagellar hook-associated protein FlgK: MRSTFSGLNALTRGIYANQIALDTVGHNISNANTEGYSRQLASIVSTRPETLYGEYGPMQLGTGAAVEAVTRARDSFIDRQFWQENSSLGYGETATEILSKIEGVFREPSEYGLQTVLNNFWQAWQTLSTNASDDGARAALQQRGVELVNAIGHAAQQLKDMVADINSVVEIKVNKVNQITSEILSLNKQIALIETGGRDHANDLRDRRDLLVDQLSTLVGVTVTEDKYGNYIVRTGNVLLVDGNTRNELGVVSQKDSDYGYEVYNVVYGGTVPSGSRFMQGGTAVVFPEGNKGEIKGLLAMRDATGVKGYLDKLATMSQFFLTDFNSLHRDGYGLADTATGNDFFVTGGASPATKAEYLQAFTSSTIVDTALIAARSDVAMGVASGDHAVALSNLLKTVTSPTLDNATLDSYYNAFIGKLGVQSQDAKRLAENQKTLVSQIRNWRESVAGVNMDEEMTNMIRYQQGYNAAARVVTAIDEMLDKLINGTGVVGR; encoded by the coding sequence ATGCGTTCTACTTTCAGCGGCTTAAACGCGTTAACCCGCGGCATTTACGCCAACCAAATCGCTCTTGATACGGTTGGCCACAATATCAGCAACGCCAATACCGAGGGCTATTCCCGCCAGCTGGCGTCGATTGTTTCCACGCGGCCGGAGACGCTGTACGGCGAGTACGGCCCTATGCAGCTGGGCACCGGCGCGGCCGTCGAGGCCGTCACCCGGGCCAGGGACAGCTTTATCGACCGCCAGTTCTGGCAAGAAAACTCGTCGCTTGGCTATGGGGAAACGGCGACGGAAATTCTAAGCAAAATCGAGGGCGTTTTTCGCGAACCGTCGGAATACGGCCTGCAGACGGTGCTGAATAATTTTTGGCAGGCCTGGCAGACGCTGTCCACCAACGCCTCAGACGATGGCGCCCGCGCCGCCTTGCAGCAGCGCGGGGTGGAGCTGGTGAACGCCATTGGCCATGCTGCCCAACAGCTTAAGGACATGGTGGCCGATATCAACTCGGTTGTTGAGATTAAGGTCAACAAGGTCAACCAGATTACGTCGGAAATTTTATCGCTCAACAAGCAGATCGCCCTGATTGAAACCGGCGGCCGTGACCATGCCAATGACCTGCGCGACCGGCGCGACCTTTTGGTCGACCAGCTGTCGACGCTGGTGGGCGTGACGGTGACCGAGGACAAGTACGGCAACTATATCGTACGCACTGGCAATGTGCTCTTGGTGGACGGCAATACCCGCAATGAGCTCGGCGTTGTTTCCCAAAAAGATAGCGACTATGGCTATGAGGTCTATAATGTCGTTTACGGCGGGACGGTGCCATCCGGCAGCCGCTTTATGCAGGGCGGCACGGCCGTTGTTTTCCCTGAAGGCAATAAGGGAGAGATCAAGGGCCTCCTGGCGATGCGCGATGCAACCGGCGTGAAAGGCTACCTTGACAAGCTGGCGACCATGAGCCAGTTCTTTCTGACGGATTTTAACAGTCTGCACCGGGACGGCTATGGGCTAGCCGACACTGCTACCGGCAATGACTTTTTCGTCACCGGCGGCGCGAGCCCTGCGACCAAGGCCGAGTATTTGCAGGCCTTTACTTCTTCGACTATCGTCGATACCGCCCTGATCGCCGCCCGCTCGGACGTTGCCATGGGAGTGGCCAGCGGCGACCATGCCGTTGCCTTGAGCAACCTACTCAAGACCGTAACAAGTCCGACCCTGGACAACGCCACGCTGGATAGCTACTACAACGCGTTCATCGGCAAACTGGGCGTTCAGTCCCAGGACGCGAAGCGGCTGGCGGAAAATCAGAAGACGCTGGTAAGCCAGATCCGCAACTGGCGCGAGTCGGTGGCCGGGGTCAACATGGACGAGGAAATGACCAATATGATTCGCTACCAGCAAGGCTACAACGCGGCCGCCCGGGTAGTTACCGCCATTGACGAGATGTTGGATAAATTGATCAACGGCACCGGTGTAGTCGGCCGGTAG
- a CDS encoding flagellar protein FlgN — MWDELIAVLGEMVALYQALVRLAEEKRAVLVAGNAPALEAITRQEELLIIQAGKLDAQREKLIGRIAAAHGLSPQDITLAKVGELADGQAADRIAALGGELRAALEKLAPLNELNTQLIEQALKIIQYNINVLTQASAGPTYGPPQGAGQPAARRTLLDTKV, encoded by the coding sequence ATGTGGGACGAGCTTATTGCCGTATTGGGTGAGATGGTGGCGCTGTACCAGGCCCTGGTGCGCTTGGCGGAAGAGAAGCGCGCCGTGCTGGTGGCCGGTAATGCGCCGGCGTTGGAGGCCATCACCCGGCAGGAAGAGTTGCTCATAATTCAGGCCGGCAAACTGGACGCGCAGCGCGAGAAGCTGATTGGCCGCATTGCCGCCGCTCATGGCCTGTCACCACAGGACATCACGCTGGCCAAGGTCGGCGAACTGGCCGACGGCCAGGCCGCCGACCGGATTGCCGCGCTCGGCGGCGAACTGCGCGCTGCTCTGGAGAAACTGGCGCCGCTCAATGAGCTCAATACGCAGCTTATTGAGCAGGCTCTAAAAATTATCCAATATAACATCAACGTCCTGACGCAGGCCTCGGCCGGGCCCACTTACGGACCGCCCCAGGGCGCTGGGCAGCCGGCGGCGCGTAGGACGCTTTTGGACACTAAAGTATAA
- the flgM gene encoding flagellar biosynthesis anti-sigma factor FlgM gives MIISNTQVQNILKVYGEQTKVGKNAKPPSAGPVQRTDEVVLSAQAQEFSQILQALKNMPEVREDKVKELADRIATGNYHVDAKEIADKMLGRIVADRLR, from the coding sequence ATGATAATCTCCAATACGCAAGTGCAAAATATTCTCAAGGTTTACGGCGAGCAGACCAAAGTGGGCAAGAATGCCAAACCGCCGAGCGCCGGCCCTGTCCAGCGGACGGACGAAGTGGTTTTGTCGGCCCAGGCCCAGGAGTTCAGCCAAATCTTGCAGGCGCTCAAGAATATGCCCGAGGTGCGCGAGGATAAGGTTAAGGAACTGGCCGACCGCATCGCTACCGGCAATTATCATGTGGACGCGAAGGAGATTGCGGACAAGATGCTCGGCCGGATTGTAGCTGACCGCTTGCGCTAA
- a CDS encoding HD-GYP domain-containing protein produces MLTLMQAPDVYTSDGETVHSVIANLLHLIELKNAKLFLHSHQVANYAVSVAAKMRLPREEIERIRLAALLHDIGHLTVPNAILAKMPYVTTREMSVYKNHCNAGSYMLENIAACQELIPYIRYHHERWDGKGYPKRLKGVNIPLGARIIAVVNHYDRYINPCTQNWVKTKDEAVRELLSHSGMAFDPEVVKAFIDALG; encoded by the coding sequence ATGCTTACATTGATGCAAGCTCCTGACGTCTATACAAGCGATGGGGAAACAGTCCATAGCGTGATCGCCAATCTGCTCCATCTTATCGAACTGAAGAACGCCAAACTGTTTCTCCACAGTCACCAAGTGGCCAATTACGCTGTCAGCGTGGCCGCGAAAATGCGCCTGCCCCGCGAGGAAATTGAGCGTATCCGCCTGGCGGCCCTGCTGCACGATATTGGGCACCTTACCGTGCCTAACGCCATTTTGGCGAAAATGCCGTATGTGACGACGCGGGAAATGAGTGTATATAAAAATCACTGCAACGCCGGCAGCTATATGCTGGAAAACATTGCTGCCTGTCAGGAGCTGATCCCCTATATCCGCTATCACCATGAGCGGTGGGACGGCAAAGGCTACCCGAAGCGGCTCAAAGGCGTAAACATCCCGCTCGGGGCGCGCATCATCGCCGTCGTCAACCACTATGACCGCTATATCAATCCGTGCACGCAGAACTGGGTAAAAACCAAGGACGAAGCGGTCCGGGAGCTCTTAAGCCATTCTGGCATGGCCTTCGACCCCGAGGTGGTCAAAGCCTTTATCGACGCGTTGGGATAA
- a CDS encoding ComF family protein, which produces MLNAWRRALLDLIYPPKCPACRAGVTEHGAWCQPCLAAVAGARLINVAEHRLKYLDACYAACDYAAGVQKIIRRLKFQRAERYARHLAWLVARSGAGEYSRGSQAVVPVPLDAARQKERGFNQTELIFREWAANQGLVWLDVLVRCRPTAPQWRLTVSERRQNIKGAFYVTRPELVAGKTLLLVDDIFTTGVTMEECARVLKAAGAKRVAGLAVASGAV; this is translated from the coding sequence ATGCTGAACGCTTGGCGGCGGGCGCTGCTTGATCTTATCTACCCGCCCAAGTGCCCGGCCTGCCGCGCCGGAGTAACCGAGCATGGCGCGTGGTGTCAGCCCTGCCTGGCGGCGGTGGCCGGGGCGCGGCTGATCAATGTGGCCGAGCACCGCTTAAAATATCTCGACGCGTGTTATGCCGCCTGCGACTATGCGGCGGGGGTGCAGAAAATTATCCGCCGCCTCAAGTTTCAGCGGGCCGAACGCTACGCCCGGCACCTCGCCTGGTTGGTGGCGAGAAGCGGCGCGGGCGAGTACAGCCGGGGCAGTCAGGCGGTAGTGCCGGTGCCGCTTGATGCGGCGCGGCAGAAAGAGCGGGGGTTTAACCAGACCGAGCTGATTTTCCGCGAGTGGGCGGCCAATCAAGGCCTGGTGTGGCTCGACGTGCTGGTGCGCTGCCGTCCCACGGCGCCCCAGTGGCGGCTAACTGTGTCCGAGCGGCGGCAAAATATAAAAGGCGCGTTTTATGTTACGCGCCCGGAATTGGTAGCGGGAAAAACTCTGTTATTGGTTGACGATATTTTTACCACCGGCGTGACGATGGAGGAGTGCGCTCGGGTGCTGAAAGCCGCCGGCGCCAAGCGTGTGGCCGGCCTGGCCGTCGCCAGCGGCGCCGTTTGA